Proteins encoded by one window of Salicibibacter halophilus:
- the ruvA gene encoding Holliday junction branch migration protein RuvA produces MIERLRGQVIFRDHESITLDVNGVGYLIYCANPFAYDINDEKERHIYTYQHVREDAIRLYGFSTREERVLFSRLLQVSGIGPKGGLAILAEGNAALVVQAIEEENEAMLVKFPGIGKKTARQMILDLKGTLDVTLPHKSEGVNVQSVMPMQTGALQEAMEALRALGYGEKEIKKCEKALQHEELEADEYVRRSLRLMVER; encoded by the coding sequence TTGATTGAACGGTTACGGGGACAAGTCATTTTTCGCGATCATGAATCCATCACGCTTGATGTTAACGGGGTAGGGTATTTAATTTATTGTGCAAATCCATTTGCCTATGACATAAACGATGAAAAAGAAAGGCACATTTATACGTATCAGCATGTCCGGGAAGATGCCATCCGTTTATATGGGTTTTCCACACGGGAAGAGCGGGTGCTTTTCAGCCGGCTTCTGCAAGTTTCGGGCATTGGCCCTAAAGGAGGGCTAGCCATATTGGCTGAAGGGAATGCGGCACTGGTTGTGCAGGCGATCGAAGAAGAAAACGAAGCCATGCTCGTCAAATTTCCGGGTATAGGCAAAAAAACGGCCAGACAAATGATATTGGATCTTAAAGGGACGCTTGATGTTACGTTGCCGCATAAATCAGAGGGCGTAAACGTTCAATCCGTAATGCCCATGCAAACCGGAGCTTTGCAGGAAGCGATGGAAGCCCTTCGTGCCTTAGGGTATGGCGAAAAAGAAATAAAAAAATGCGAGAAAGCTTTGCAGCATGAAGAGCTTGAAGCCGATGAATACGTCAGACGTTCGTTGCGTCTGATGGTGGAGCGTTAA
- a CDS encoding YhcN/YlaJ family sporulation lipoprotein, with amino-acid sequence MKKMALSLAAFSVITAGLAGCGDADNAAGPGNNTGVNQLGNQQTDQQDAGYAGWDRTARGDRGEGPITDMFTVDDRQGQQGQQGQGMNQTGQGMGQQGTGTGQQNQTMDHPGGMMNGNNGGNGNGEQSEIQQTVSEMDNVENFHVVEDDDHVLVGVRTSGSDGDETVDNIREELEDETDKEVYVSDDQDVYDDIRGVENDLAEGTGEAMEETGATIEGIIEDVSDAAQRPFEQSR; translated from the coding sequence ATGAAGAAGATGGCACTTTCGCTGGCCGCTTTTTCAGTAATTACAGCAGGATTAGCGGGATGTGGGGATGCAGATAATGCCGCTGGTCCTGGGAATAATACCGGAGTGAACCAATTAGGGAATCAACAAACCGATCAACAAGATGCAGGTTATGCTGGCTGGGATCGAACGGCTCGAGGTGATCGCGGTGAAGGGCCGATCACGGATATGTTTACCGTAGATGACCGACAAGGACAACAGGGACAACAAGGCCAAGGAATGAATCAAACTGGCCAAGGAATGGGTCAACAAGGAACCGGGACGGGTCAACAAAACCAAACCATGGATCATCCCGGTGGAATGATGAACGGCAATAATGGCGGCAATGGCAATGGCGAACAATCAGAAATTCAACAAACAGTCTCAGAAATGGATAATGTAGAGAACTTCCATGTAGTTGAAGACGATGATCACGTTCTTGTAGGGGTCAGAACGTCAGGCAGTGATGGCGATGAAACAGTAGATAACATCCGTGAAGAATTGGAAGATGAAACCGACAAAGAAGTGTACGTTTCAGACGATCAGGATGTTTATGACGATATACGCGGCGTCGAAAATGACCTGGCAGAAGGAACCGGCGAAGCGATGGAAGAGACCGGGGCAACCATTGAAGGGATTATTGAAGACGTTAGCGATGCCGCCCAACGACCATTTGAACAAAGCCGATAA
- the queA gene encoding tRNA preQ1(34) S-adenosylmethionine ribosyltransferase-isomerase QueA: MKMDAFDFELPESLIAQRPLPNRDAARMLVLDRESGDIDHQRFSDIGSFFQAGDCLVLNDTRVLPARLFGEKKETGANVEVLLLNEGNADEWETLVKPAKKVKVGTEIIFGDGRLTAVCIGLNEHGGRLLRFHYNGFFMEILDALGTMPLPPYITEQLEEPERYQTVYANKQGSAAAPTAGLHFTEERLDELRAIGVEICYITLHVGLGTFRPVSVERVEDHEMHAEHYEVSAETAVTLNEAKKAGREIIACGTTSARTLETIMHTYGEFKKTSGWTDIFIYPGFDFRGVDGLITNFHLPKSTLIMLVSAFAGKEAIMRAYREAIAEQYRFFSFGDAMYIRKGAISV, from the coding sequence ATGAAAATGGATGCATTTGATTTTGAGTTGCCAGAGTCTTTGATTGCACAACGGCCTTTGCCGAACCGGGATGCTGCCCGTATGCTCGTCTTGGACCGGGAATCCGGAGATATTGATCATCAACGTTTTTCGGATATCGGCTCTTTTTTTCAAGCCGGTGATTGTTTGGTGCTAAATGATACACGCGTGCTCCCGGCAAGGCTTTTTGGCGAAAAAAAAGAGACAGGTGCCAACGTAGAAGTGTTGCTTTTGAACGAAGGAAATGCAGATGAATGGGAAACGCTTGTAAAACCGGCAAAAAAAGTAAAAGTGGGCACGGAAATCATTTTTGGCGATGGCCGGTTAACAGCGGTTTGCATTGGCCTTAATGAACACGGGGGGCGTCTGCTTCGTTTTCATTATAACGGATTTTTTATGGAAATTCTCGATGCGCTTGGCACCATGCCGCTCCCGCCTTATATTACCGAGCAGCTGGAAGAGCCGGAACGCTACCAGACGGTGTATGCAAACAAACAGGGATCGGCAGCGGCGCCGACTGCCGGTCTCCATTTTACGGAAGAACGTTTGGACGAATTACGTGCAATCGGAGTGGAAATTTGCTATATTACTTTACATGTGGGCTTAGGCACATTCCGGCCGGTATCCGTCGAACGCGTGGAGGATCATGAGATGCACGCGGAGCATTATGAGGTAAGCGCGGAAACAGCAGTGACCTTAAATGAGGCAAAAAAGGCGGGGAGAGAGATTATCGCTTGTGGAACAACTTCCGCCCGCACGTTGGAAACAATCATGCATACATACGGGGAATTTAAAAAAACCAGCGGTTGGACAGATATTTTCATCTATCCGGGTTTTGATTTCCGCGGTGTGGATGGTTTGATTACAAATTTTCACTTGCCGAAATCAACGCTCATTATGCTTGTTAGCGCGTTCGCGGGCAAGGAAGCAATCATGCGCGCCTATCGGGAAGCTATTGCGGAGCAGTATCGATTTTTTAGTTTTGGCGATGCCATGTACATTAGGAAAGGGGCCATTTCGGTTTGA
- a CDS encoding YebC/PmpR family DNA-binding transcriptional regulator translates to MAGHSKWNNIKRRKEAQDKKRAKIFTKISTEIFAAVREQGDDPSTNLRLRTAVQKAKNANVPINNIERTIKRASGDSGNVQYEQISYEGYGPGGVAVFVKTLTDNRNRTVADIRHAFSRNGGNLGEDGCVSFLFSEKGLIVLKSEELDEETVMLEAIEAGAEDVETEDEHYLIWTDDKELEEVREELAKSGYPIYTAEQTMIPSTNAALEGEYAKKMETLIDMLEDNDDVQDVYHNGEFQAG, encoded by the coding sequence ATGGCAGGTCATTCCAAGTGGAATAATATAAAAAGACGGAAAGAAGCGCAGGATAAAAAACGTGCGAAGATCTTCACAAAAATATCCACAGAAATATTTGCGGCTGTTCGGGAGCAAGGGGACGACCCCTCGACTAATCTTCGATTGCGAACTGCGGTACAAAAAGCGAAAAACGCCAACGTTCCTATAAATAATATTGAACGGACGATCAAAAGGGCGAGCGGTGACAGCGGAAATGTACAGTATGAACAAATCAGTTACGAAGGGTATGGTCCCGGAGGTGTCGCGGTTTTTGTGAAAACTTTAACGGATAACCGCAATCGCACGGTCGCGGATATTCGTCATGCTTTTTCCAGAAACGGCGGCAATCTCGGGGAAGATGGCTGTGTTTCTTTTTTATTTTCCGAAAAGGGACTGATTGTGCTTAAAAGCGAAGAATTGGATGAGGAAACGGTCATGCTGGAAGCGATTGAAGCAGGGGCTGAAGATGTGGAAACGGAAGACGAACATTATTTGATTTGGACCGATGACAAAGAGCTGGAAGAAGTCAGGGAAGAACTTGCGAAAAGCGGATATCCTATTTATACAGCCGAGCAGACCATGATTCCGAGTACCAATGCAGCACTCGAGGGAGAATACGCAAAAAAAATGGAGACCTTGATCGATATGCTTGAAGACAATGATGATGTGCAAGATGTATACCATAATGGTGAGTTTCAGGCAGGGTAA
- the safA gene encoding SafA/ExsA family spore coat assembly protein has translation MKIHIVQKGDTLWNLAQKYDVDFEKVKGANTQLANPEMIMPGMKIKIPGKTVPAKKESEKKEAKVDPQVKEEQKEKPKPEPAPKKPETPKAPKAPPKAPVYQKPEAPKKEKPAPEKPDTKQKPAVKPPPKQMPVMQVPKKQPKPEPKDKEKMEKPPKFQKPAPQKPDKPKEKKPSVPPMTGKKEMPKQPPTEKMEMPPKFQKPAAHEEKKEPAPKEQEMMYKKQPMKKPKLKKQPCKTCGQPTGMHTQFTQHPPMPYQHGGQQVPPHLMQYCFVPVYQQGHPEAPYSPYQGYQEGYQQQPEFQEGYDQYYHAYGYGNGNGGYRQNNPEEQEYGVFSSAIPPYQHPMPAAPSIAMPLYDQGMYGYYPVVPYYEPTFDERMYYPYDPRQMEKRPQSEDEYE, from the coding sequence GTGAAAATCCATATTGTTCAAAAGGGCGATACATTGTGGAATCTTGCACAGAAATATGATGTCGATTTTGAAAAGGTCAAAGGGGCGAATACCCAACTGGCAAATCCGGAAATGATCATGCCAGGCATGAAAATTAAAATTCCCGGAAAAACAGTACCGGCAAAGAAAGAATCGGAAAAGAAAGAAGCGAAGGTGGATCCCCAGGTAAAGGAAGAACAAAAGGAAAAACCAAAACCGGAACCGGCACCAAAAAAACCGGAAACACCAAAAGCACCGAAGGCACCGCCAAAAGCGCCTGTGTACCAAAAACCGGAAGCGCCAAAAAAAGAAAAGCCTGCCCCGGAAAAACCGGATACAAAACAAAAGCCCGCGGTCAAACCACCGCCTAAACAAATGCCGGTCATGCAGGTGCCAAAAAAACAACCGAAACCCGAACCAAAAGATAAAGAAAAGATGGAAAAGCCGCCGAAATTTCAAAAGCCCGCGCCGCAAAAACCGGATAAACCCAAAGAGAAAAAACCGTCTGTCCCTCCTATGACAGGAAAAAAAGAGATGCCGAAGCAACCACCAACAGAGAAGATGGAAATGCCACCGAAATTTCAAAAGCCTGCTGCGCATGAAGAGAAGAAAGAACCTGCGCCAAAAGAACAGGAAATGATGTATAAGAAACAGCCAATGAAAAAGCCTAAATTAAAAAAGCAACCGTGTAAAACGTGCGGACAACCGACCGGGATGCACACACAGTTTACCCAACATCCGCCTATGCCGTATCAACATGGAGGCCAACAAGTTCCGCCGCATTTGATGCAATACTGTTTCGTCCCTGTTTACCAGCAAGGGCACCCTGAAGCTCCGTATTCACCATATCAAGGGTACCAAGAAGGTTACCAACAGCAGCCGGAATTTCAAGAAGGATATGATCAATATTACCATGCATATGGATATGGGAATGGAAATGGGGGTTATAGACAAAACAACCCAGAAGAACAGGAATATGGAGTTTTTTCAAGTGCCATACCTCCGTATCAGCACCCAATGCCGGCAGCACCTTCGATAGCCATGCCGCTGTATGATCAAGGAATGTACGGTTATTACCCTGTCGTTCCTTATTATGAACCGACGTTTGATGAACGTATGTATTATCCGTATGATCCGAGACAAATGGAGAAGCGGCCGCAATCAGAAGACGAGTACGAATAA
- a CDS encoding DUF2905 domain-containing protein has translation MAEIPRWLIIIGIVLIAVGLLWQVGGRFLPIGRLPGDFLFKGENTTVYIPIMTSIIISVVLSLIFLIIGRFR, from the coding sequence ATGGCTGAAATACCGCGATGGCTCATCATTATCGGCATTGTGCTGATCGCCGTTGGTTTGCTATGGCAAGTAGGCGGCCGGTTTTTGCCGATTGGGCGTTTGCCCGGGGATTTTCTGTTTAAAGGTGAAAATACGACGGTTTACATTCCGATTATGACGAGTATTATTATAAGCGTTGTGCTTTCCCTTATTTTTCTCATCATTGGAAGGTTTAGATAA